The stretch of DNA AATGGGTGCCGTTCACCGCCAGTTGCACCTGATGGCCGGCACGGGTGAGGCGCTCGGCAATGCCCGGGCCGATCCAGTCGCAACGCCAGTCCACCACGACCACCGAACGGCCCAGTTGCACCTCATCGCGCAGCACTTGCCAGGCATCCACCACCTGTAGCTCGCCGCCGCGTTCGAAGGCCGGCCAGTAGGGCTCGGCGCCGGTGGCGATGATCACCCTGTCAGGTTGTTCGCGTTCCACCAATGCGCGGTCGACGCGGGTGTTGCGCACCACGCGGACCCCGGCCAGTTCCATCTCGCGCTGCAGGTTGGTACTGGCGCCGCCGAACTCGCTGCGTCGGGGCAGTAACTGCGCCAGAAGCACCTGGCCGCCCAATTGGGCACTGGCTTCATACAAGGTCACCTCATGTCCGCGCTGCGCCGCCACCGCTGCCGCTTTCATCCCTGCCGGGCCGCCACCGGCGACCATGATCCGCTGGCGTCGCAGTGCCGGTTGCAGTTGGCCAAACTGCAATTCGCGGCCGGTCTCGGGATGCTGGATGCAGGAGATCGGCAGGCCTTTGTGGAAGTGGCCGATGCACGCCTGATTGCAGGCGATGCACGCCCGTACATCCTCGGCATGGCCGCTTGAGGTCTTGGCCGGCATGCGCGGGTCGCAGATCAGTGCGCGGGTCATGCCGCACACATCGGCCTGGCCGCGTTGCAGCATCAATTCGGCCTCCTGGGGCTGGTTGATGCGCCCGGTGACGAACAGCGGAATCGACAGGTGCGTCTTGAACGTCGCCGCTTCTGCCGCCAGGTACGCCGGGGCAATCGCCATGGGCGGCACGATATGGATCGCGCCGCCGAGGGAGGCCGAGGTGCCGGCGACGATGTGCACGTAATCCAGGTGTGATTGCAGCTGTTGCACGGCGGCCAGGGAATCCTCTTCGGTCAGGCCTTCGGGGTCGCGTTCATCGGCAGAAATGCGCAGGCCGATGATGAAGTGCTCGTCGGTTTCGGCACGCACCGTGGCGATGATTTCCCGCAGGAAACGCAGGCGTTGTTCCAGCTCGCCGTTGTAGCCGTCGGTGCGGCGATTCACCCGCGGGTTGAGAAATTGCGCGGGCAGGTAACCATGGCTGGCGACCACTTCCACACCGTCAATCCCGGCCTGATACAGGCGCCTTGCCGCAGCGCCGTAGCCGGCGACGATCTCGTCGATCATTGTCTGGTCAAGGGCGCGCGGCATCACCCGGAAGCGTTCGTTGGGCACCCCGGAAGCCGAGTAAGCCACCGCCAGCAAACCGTCTGCCGACTCCATGATTTCCCGCCCCGGATGGAAAATCTGCGACAGCACCACGGTGCCGTGGGCGTGGCAGGTTTCGGCCAGTCGGCGATAGCCGTCGATGCAGCTGTCATCGGTGGCCATCAGCACATGGGAGGTGTAGCGGGCGCTGTCGTGCACCCCGGCCACTTGCAACACAATCAACCCCACGCCGCCTTCGGCGCGTGCCCGGTGGTAGGCGATCAACTGCTTGTTGACCTGGTTGTCGGTGGGCATCGAGGTGTCGTGCCCGCTGGACATGATGCGATTTTTCAGGCGTTTGCCGCGCAGTACCAGCGGTTCAAAAAGATGCGGAAAGGCATGGGGCGACATGGTGCGGATACTCCAGGCGCTGTTGTTATTATTTTTCTATAGGAGGTCAGCCTCAGTAAAAAATCAACTTGTTTTTTTACTGGCGACTGGATTAGCGTCAGCCACATCACCCACCCGCCTGGAGAATAAAAATGCCTGGGGCCACCGAACGACAGCTGCGCGAAGAGCTTGCCGCCTGCTACCGGCTGATCGCGCACTTTCGCATGAGCGATTTGATTTTCACCCATATCTCGGTGCGTATCCCGGGGCCCGAGCATCACTTTTTGATCAACCCCTATGGGCTGATGTTCGAGGAGATCACCGCCTCCAGCCTGGTGAAGATCGGCCTGGACGGACGTGCGGTCGAGGCTTCGGCCCATGGCGTCAACCCGGCGGGGTTTGTGATTCACAGCGCGATTCACGGCGCCCGCGAAGATGCGCAGTGCGTGCTGCACACCCACACCCGCGCCGGCTGTGCGGTGGCGGCCCTGGAATGCGGGCTGTTGCCGGTGAACCAGATTTCCATGGAGTTCTACGGCAAGGTCGCCTACCACGACTACGAAGGCGTGGCGCTGGACATGGACGAGCAACAGCGACTGGTGCACGACCTCGGCGACAAGCCGGTGTTGATGCTGCGCAACCATGGTTTGTTGACGGTAGGGGAGACGGTCAGCCAGGCGTTCCTGCGCATGTATTACCTGGAGAAGGCCTGCGATATCCAGATCGCCGCCCAGGCGTGCGGCAAGCTGATCCTGCCGCCTGCGCACGTGTGTGAATACACCGAGCGGCAGTTCAATGAGCCAGGCCGGCCACTGGAAGAGGGCGAACTGGCAGACCCGGACGCCATGCAACTGGCATGGGCGGCATTGCTGCGGTTACTGGATCGGGTGTCGCCGGGGTTCCGGGAGTGAGGTAGAGTCGTCCAGCCGACTCAACCCAAGGACACCGCCTCATGACCCAGGAATCCCGTTTCTCCCGCATGGAACCGGAGTTGCGCAAGGCCAATCTGGTGCAGGCGACGTTGGCCTGCCTCAAGCGCGACGGCTTCCAGGGCGCGTCGATCCGCAAGATCAGCGCCGAGGCCGGGGTGTCGGTGGGGCTGATCAGTCATCACTACTCGGGCAAGGATGAGCTGGTGGCCGAGGCCTATCGGTCAATCACCCGGCAGGTCATGGACCTGCTGCGGGATGCGATGGCCAAGGCGCCGCCCAGTCCGCGGGAGCGGCTGTCGGCGTTCTTCCGCGGCTCGTTCTCCCCCGAATTGCTCGACCCGCAACTGCTGGATGCCTGGCTGGTGTTCTGGGGGGCGGTCAAGACGGCCCCGGCGATCAACCAGGCCCACGAACACTCCTATGGCGAGTACCGCACCATCATGCGTTCGGCCTTGGTGGACATGGCCGGGGAGGAGGGCTGGAAGCAGTTCGATGCCGATTTGGCGGCCATCGCCTTGAGCGCCTTGCTCGACGGCTTGTGGCTGGAATCGGGGCTCAATCCCGGCACCTTCACCCCGGAGCAGGGCATCCAGATCTGCGAAGCCTGGGTCGATGGCTTGCAGTCGGGCGGGCGCAAGCGCTTCCAGATCAAACCCTGAACTGACGATTCCGCGCCGCCTGGACGCAATGTCCGGGCCGGCATTTTCCCCTCGAAAAATATTTGCAGTTACCCGATTGCCTCCTTACTGAACACTCGTTTAGTATCGCCCCATGTCGCACCCCTCAAGCCAATTAAAATAATTCGAGGATTCCATGACTACAGATCCGTCCGTGCTCACTCAGGTGCAGGCAGGCGTTGCCTGGATCACCCTCAATCGCGGCCCCCAGCGCAATGCCCTGGACATCCCGACCCTCAAGCACCTGCATGCCTTGCTGGACGGTTTCAACCGCGACCCGGCTGTGCGCGTGGTGGTACTGACCGGCAGCGGTCGCAGCTTCTGCGCCGGTGCCGACCTTGCCGAATGGGCCGATGCCGAAGCCCGTGGCGCCCTCGAAACCTACGGCTGGACCGAAACCGCCCACGCCCTGATGACCCGCCTGCACACCCTCGACAAACCTACCCTCGCCGCCATCAACGGCACGGCGGTCGGTGCCGGCATGGACCTCACCCTGTGCTGCGACCTGCGCGTCGCCGCGCAATCGGCACGCTTCAAGGCCGGCTACACCAGCATGGCCTACTCGCCGGACGCCGGCGCCAGCTGGCATCTGCCGCGCCTGATCGGCAGCGAGCAAGCCAAGCGCCTGCTGTTCCTCGATGAATTGTGGAGCGCCGACCGCGCCCTGGCCGCCGGGCTGGTGGGCGAAGTCGTTGCCGACGAGCAACTGCATACCCACGTCGCCGAGCTGGCCACGCGCCTGGCCAACGGCCCGACCTTTGCGTTTGCCCAGACCAAAACCCTCATCCGCGAAGGCGCCGGGCGCAGCCTGCCCGAGCAGCTTCAGGCGGAACTCGCCGCCGGTTTGCTGTGTGGACGCAGCGCCGACGGTGCTGAAGCCCTGCGCGCCTCGATGGAAAAGCGCCCACCGAACTTCTCCGGCAACTGATTCCCCTTCAAAACACCCTCGAACGATCGACAGGTAGCGCCATGAATTTCCAGCCCAGCCAAGAACAAGACATGTTGGTGGACGCGGTACGCAGTTTTGTTGCCAAGGAGTTGTTGCCCCACGAGGAGGCGGTGGACCGCGCCGATGAAGTTTCGCCGGAGCTTGCCGCGCAGATTCGTGACAAGGCCATCGCTGCCGGTTTCTATGCCTTCAACATGCCGGAAGACGTCGGCGGTGGCGGCCTGGATTACCTGTCACAGGCGTTGATCGAGCGCGAGTTGTCGAAAGTCTCCTGGGCGCTGCATGTGTTTGTCGCCCGGCCGTCGAAAATCCTCATGGCCTGCACCGGCGCGCAGATTGGCGAGTACCTGTTGCCGTGCGTGCAGGGCAAGAAGATCGACTGCTTTGCCCTGACCGAACCGGGTGCCGGTTCCGACGCCAATGCGATCAAGACCCGCGCCGTGCGCAGCGGTGATGACTTTGTGCTCAATGGCAGCAAGCACTTCATCAGCCACGCCGGCCACGCGGATTTCGCCATCGTGTTTGCCGTTACCGACACCTACGAACACAACGGTCGCCAACGCAATGCGGTGACCTCGTTCCTGGTGGACCGTGGCACGCCGGGCATGACCATTCGCCGGGGCCCCAAGTGCGTCAGCAACCGCGGCTACCACACTTATGAAATGTTCTTCGACGACTGCCGCGTACCAGCCTCCAAAGTCCTCGGCGAAGTCGGCAAAGGTTGGGAAGTCGCCAATGCCTGGCTGACCGCAGGCCGGGTGATGGTGGCTGCCAACTGCGTCGGCCAGGCCCAGCGTGCGCTGGACGTTTCCCTGCAATGGGCGGCCGACCGCAAGCAGTTCGGCCAGCCCATCGGCACCTATCAAGGCATCTCGTTCAAGCTCGCCGACATGGCCACGCAAATCCGTGCGGCCGAACTGCTGACCCTGAACACCGCCTGGAAAATGGACCAGGGCACCATGACCGACGGCGAGGCCGGCATGGCCAAGCTGTTTGCCAGCGAAGTACTGGGCAAGGTTGCCGATGAAGCGGTGCAGATCTACGGCGGCATGGGTTTGATGGACGAAGGCCCGGTGGAGCGCATCTGGCGCAACGCGCGGATCGAGCGGATCTGGGAAGGCACTTCGGAAATCCAGCGCCACATTATTGCCCGCGAACTGTTGCGGCCACTGTTGCGTTGATCGGGTCGGAGAACGCTTATGTCCCAGGCTATTCGCGACAATCTCAAGCGCCTGCTGGCGCCCCGTCACCTGGCGTTTGTCGGTGGGCGCAGCATGGCCCGTGCCCTCAAGCGCTGCGCCGACGGTGGTTTTGCCGGCCAGATGTGGCTGGTCAACCCGCAACATGACAGCCTCGATGGCGTTCCCTGCGTGCGTCGCGTGGCCGATTTGCCGTGCGGTCCGGATGCGGTGTTTATCGCTACCAATCGCGAGCTGACCCTGACCTGTGTCGCCGAACTGGCGGCCATTGGCACCGGTGGCGCCATCTGCTACGCCTCCGGGTTTGCCGAAACCGGCGCCGAGGGCCAAGCCTTGCAGCAACAACTGCTCAAGGCCGCTGGCGAGATGGCACTGCTGGGCCCCAATTGCTATGGCCTGCTGGATTACCTGCACAGCTCGGCGTTGTGGCCGGTGGCCCATGGCGGCAAGCCGGTCGAGAAGGGCGTTGCGGTGCTGACCCAGAGCGGCAACTTTGCCTACAACCTGTCCATGAGCGACCGTTCGCTGCCGGTGGCCTATATGGCATCGGTGGGCAACCAGGCGCAGTTGGGGGTTGCCGAGTTGATGGACGTGCTGCTCGACGAGCCGCGCGTTACAGCGATTGGCTTGCACCTGGAAGGCTTGAAGAATGTGCCGGGGTTCGCCCGTGCGGCCCACAAGGCCCTGGAAAAAGGCATTCCGATCATCGCCCTGAAAACCGGGGTGTCACAGATCGGCGCCGAGTTGGCTTTGAGTCATACCAGTTCGTTGTCGGGTTCTGATGCGCTGTACGACAGTCTGTTCGCGCGCCTGGGTGTGATCCGGGTCAGCGGGCCGGTGAGTTTTGTCGAGACCCTGAAAGCGGCGGCCTGCGGTAATCTGCCGGCGGGCAACAGCCTGATCGCCCTGGCCTGTTCCGGTGGTGATGCCGGGTTGATTGCCGACTACGCCGAGCGCAACGATTTGAGCCTGCCGAAGCTCGACGAAGGCCAGCGTGAAGAGTTGGCGCAGGTGCTGCCCAGCTACGCCAATCTGGTCAACCCGCTGGATTTCACCACGGCCATCTGGGGCAACAGCGACGCGCTTAATACGATGCTCGACACGGCACTGCGCACCGAAGCGGATGCGGCAATGCTGGTGCTCGACTACCCGGCGGAATTTACCGGTGAGCGCAAGGAGTGCGACCTGCTGCTGGAGCTGTTTTGCAGCGCACTGGCTCGTCACGGCAAGACTGGCTTTGTCACCTCTGCATTTCCCGAATTGCTCCCGGCCCACGCTCGCGAGCGCCTGCATGCCCAGGGCGTTGCCGCGTTGCAAGGCGTGGAAGATGCGCTGGCGGCCTGGGGCCGGATTGCTGACTATCAAAACAATCGCCGGGCGTTGTTGGCGCGGGGTGAGTCGATACTGGTGCCGCTGTGCCCGCAAGCGCTTGAGCAACACGGACAGTCGCTTGATGAGTGGGATTCCAAGCAGGCTTTACGGGCTTTCGGCCTGACCACGCCAGCCGGTGTCTTGAGCACTCCCGAGCGGGCCATCGCCGATGCCAAAGTGCTGGGTTACCCGCTGGTACTCAAGGCCGTCAGTGCCGACTTGCCGCATAAAACCGAAGCCGGCGCCGTGGCGCTCAACCTGCAGGACGGTTTCGCCTTGACTGCCGCCCTGGCCCATATGCGTGAGCGGATCGCGGCCTATGCGCCGGATGTACCTTTCGATCATCTGCTGCTGGAATCCATGGCTACGCCGCCGTTGGCCGAGCTGATTGTCGGCATCAAGCGCGAAAACGACTTCGGCCTTGCGCTGGTGATCGGCGCTGGTGGAATCCTTGTGGAGTTGCTCAAGGACAGCCGCAGCCTGCTGTTGCCGACCACCGACGACGCAATCCGCAACGCCT from Pseudomonas sp. NC02 encodes:
- a CDS encoding enoyl-CoA hydratase/isomerase family protein, with protein sequence MTTDPSVLTQVQAGVAWITLNRGPQRNALDIPTLKHLHALLDGFNRDPAVRVVVLTGSGRSFCAGADLAEWADAEARGALETYGWTETAHALMTRLHTLDKPTLAAINGTAVGAGMDLTLCCDLRVAAQSARFKAGYTSMAYSPDAGASWHLPRLIGSEQAKRLLFLDELWSADRALAAGLVGEVVADEQLHTHVAELATRLANGPTFAFAQTKTLIREGAGRSLPEQLQAELAAGLLCGRSADGAEALRASMEKRPPNFSGN
- a CDS encoding class II aldolase/adducin family protein, translated to MPGATERQLREELAACYRLIAHFRMSDLIFTHISVRIPGPEHHFLINPYGLMFEEITASSLVKIGLDGRAVEASAHGVNPAGFVIHSAIHGAREDAQCVLHTHTRAGCAVAALECGLLPVNQISMEFYGKVAYHDYEGVALDMDEQQRLVHDLGDKPVLMLRNHGLLTVGETVSQAFLRMYYLEKACDIQIAAQACGKLILPPAHVCEYTERQFNEPGRPLEEGELADPDAMQLAWAALLRLLDRVSPGFRE
- a CDS encoding acetate--CoA ligase family protein; the protein is MSQAIRDNLKRLLAPRHLAFVGGRSMARALKRCADGGFAGQMWLVNPQHDSLDGVPCVRRVADLPCGPDAVFIATNRELTLTCVAELAAIGTGGAICYASGFAETGAEGQALQQQLLKAAGEMALLGPNCYGLLDYLHSSALWPVAHGGKPVEKGVAVLTQSGNFAYNLSMSDRSLPVAYMASVGNQAQLGVAELMDVLLDEPRVTAIGLHLEGLKNVPGFARAAHKALEKGIPIIALKTGVSQIGAELALSHTSSLSGSDALYDSLFARLGVIRVSGPVSFVETLKAAACGNLPAGNSLIALACSGGDAGLIADYAERNDLSLPKLDEGQREELAQVLPSYANLVNPLDFTTAIWGNSDALNTMLDTALRTEADAAMLVLDYPAEFTGERKECDLLLELFCSALARHGKTGFVTSAFPELLPAHARERLHAQGVAALQGVEDALAAWGRIADYQNNRRALLARGESILVPLCPQALEQHGQSLDEWDSKQALRAFGLTTPAGVLSTPERAIADAKVLGYPLVLKAVSADLPHKTEAGAVALNLQDGFALTAALAHMRERIAAYAPDVPFDHLLLESMATPPLAELIVGIKRENDFGLALVIGAGGILVELLKDSRSLLLPTTDDAIRNALLSLRSAALLQGFRGREVADMEALVAAIRAVADYACANAGQLLELDVNPLLVNARGATAVDALIRLAQA
- a CDS encoding TetR family transcriptional regulator C-terminal domain-containing protein; its protein translation is MTQESRFSRMEPELRKANLVQATLACLKRDGFQGASIRKISAEAGVSVGLISHHYSGKDELVAEAYRSITRQVMDLLRDAMAKAPPSPRERLSAFFRGSFSPELLDPQLLDAWLVFWGAVKTAPAINQAHEHSYGEYRTIMRSALVDMAGEEGWKQFDADLAAIALSALLDGLWLESGLNPGTFTPEQGIQICEAWVDGLQSGGRKRFQIKP
- a CDS encoding FAD-dependent oxidoreductase; the protein is MSPHAFPHLFEPLVLRGKRLKNRIMSSGHDTSMPTDNQVNKQLIAYHRARAEGGVGLIVLQVAGVHDSARYTSHVLMATDDSCIDGYRRLAETCHAHGTVVLSQIFHPGREIMESADGLLAVAYSASGVPNERFRVMPRALDQTMIDEIVAGYGAAARRLYQAGIDGVEVVASHGYLPAQFLNPRVNRRTDGYNGELEQRLRFLREIIATVRAETDEHFIIGLRISADERDPEGLTEEDSLAAVQQLQSHLDYVHIVAGTSASLGGAIHIVPPMAIAPAYLAAEAATFKTHLSIPLFVTGRINQPQEAELMLQRGQADVCGMTRALICDPRMPAKTSSGHAEDVRACIACNQACIGHFHKGLPISCIQHPETGRELQFGQLQPALRRQRIMVAGGGPAGMKAAAVAAQRGHEVTLYEASAQLGGQVLLAQLLPRRSEFGGASTNLQREMELAGVRVVRNTRVDRALVEREQPDRVIIATGAEPYWPAFERGGELQVVDAWQVLRDEVQLGRSVVVVDWRCDWIGPGIAERLTRAGHQVQLAVNGTHCGENLPLYVRDQLAGELHRLGIPIIPYARLYGCDDTTVYLQHTASGEPMLLENIDTLVLCQGHQPVDTLGAELEGLMAFTRIGDCLAPRTAEEAIYEGLKVAWDI
- a CDS encoding acyl-CoA dehydrogenase family protein; translation: MNFQPSQEQDMLVDAVRSFVAKELLPHEEAVDRADEVSPELAAQIRDKAIAAGFYAFNMPEDVGGGGLDYLSQALIERELSKVSWALHVFVARPSKILMACTGAQIGEYLLPCVQGKKIDCFALTEPGAGSDANAIKTRAVRSGDDFVLNGSKHFISHAGHADFAIVFAVTDTYEHNGRQRNAVTSFLVDRGTPGMTIRRGPKCVSNRGYHTYEMFFDDCRVPASKVLGEVGKGWEVANAWLTAGRVMVAANCVGQAQRALDVSLQWAADRKQFGQPIGTYQGISFKLADMATQIRAAELLTLNTAWKMDQGTMTDGEAGMAKLFASEVLGKVADEAVQIYGGMGLMDEGPVERIWRNARIERIWEGTSEIQRHIIARELLRPLLR